Proteins encoded together in one Candidatus Poribacteria bacterium window:
- a CDS encoding BamA/TamA family outer membrane protein, which produces MRHFMLLFLPLLILGGTVNAQTQNGLVPFDCPDVPIVEFQFDLDRSTIALIMEDTDPSIVPLFNALAHLHLRNYKASHFDKILWYYRTILKARGWSAFEKSANFHLYTLTQNEIVIGIFVAVKSGEEMYLINIDGRLTPKQVSKLLGDLSILGIEIPELNAFDARSDAVFSTVLLRTPEGDPIHEVRIQTNQEIAEPQIRTMLEEGPDEIIAAMATLRGKLPDTQTLTVRIDTEGSERIATIMVTTGSYSRSLSTSLGMPPDEITQEQATPTRFRTAEGEPIHEIRIQGNRKITEAEVRAALDEAPENIGKAIDTLKEALPYFSRVALQIEEDGTKRVATVTVAEKALSSDYYFHATPLVQFNRVTGFLPAARFEVGKRRQMGPLWMWYIPSSVRTNLTKLSGDIGYGFGNRYINYRVGGDMIWGEPDISTLGVSAQIYRAANVTAPNLLPHYNNLSTAWANLWGAPQVHNYYLREGIEMSLQWKPVGPTHSLKLMMCAESHESLHKTTDWYIGNWSSELKARENPPITPGGLRSVTLRYDLSTHRNRNIGWRNTLLVEHSSPGVGSDFDFTRFQLQLRYAVPRGNNLIRTRLVLGAATGTLPIQRQFMLGGAGTLNGYPPYTFTGAHGALLNIQYLYRLSNLYHWGFLKETFVVLFLDQGQIWNPSDKPHRFDPKTSVGIGWQSGEDYPFRFYVSKSLESGRKAEVISTWYYSF; this is translated from the coding sequence TCTCTTTCTGCCACTTCTTATACTTGGTGGAACGGTAAACGCACAAACACAAAACGGTCTTGTTCCTTTTGATTGTCCCGATGTGCCCATAGTTGAGTTTCAATTTGATTTAGACCGCAGCACCATCGCGTTGATTATGGAAGACACCGACCCTAGTATCGTTCCGCTGTTCAACGCGTTAGCGCACCTACACCTCCGCAACTACAAGGCAAGCCATTTTGACAAGATACTTTGGTACTACAGAACTATCTTGAAAGCACGAGGGTGGAGCGCGTTCGAGAAAAGCGCGAACTTTCACCTGTACACTCTCACACAAAACGAGATCGTTATCGGTATCTTTGTGGCTGTCAAAAGCGGAGAGGAGATGTATCTGATAAATATAGACGGTCGGCTCACGCCAAAACAGGTCAGCAAACTCTTGGGAGATCTCAGTATACTCGGCATTGAGATACCTGAACTAAACGCTTTCGACGCACGGTCTGATGCTGTGTTCTCTACAGTCTTGCTTCGGACGCCCGAAGGTGACCCGATTCATGAGGTGCGAATTCAAACAAATCAGGAAATCGCTGAACCCCAAATTAGAACGATGCTTGAGGAGGGGCCGGATGAAATCATCGCGGCTATGGCGACCTTGCGTGGTAAACTCCCGGATACTCAGACACTGACGGTGAGGATTGACACGGAAGGTAGCGAACGCATCGCAACAATTATGGTCACAACAGGATCTTATTCGCGAAGTTTGTCAACCTCGCTAGGGATGCCCCCCGATGAAATTACACAGGAACAAGCAACCCCAACACGATTTCGGACTGCCGAGGGTGAACCGATTCACGAAATCCGTATCCAAGGCAATCGGAAAATTACCGAGGCGGAGGTTCGAGCTGCCCTTGACGAAGCACCGGAGAACATCGGAAAAGCGATTGACACTTTGAAGGAAGCACTGCCCTATTTTAGTCGAGTTGCCCTGCAGATTGAAGAGGATGGCACGAAGCGCGTTGCGACAGTTACCGTTGCAGAAAAAGCGCTTTCTTCCGACTATTATTTCCATGCGACGCCACTTGTTCAATTTAATCGCGTCACTGGATTTTTACCTGCTGCGCGTTTTGAAGTGGGAAAGCGGAGGCAGATGGGACCCCTCTGGATGTGGTACATCCCAAGTTCGGTTAGAACCAATCTGACAAAACTATCGGGGGATATCGGCTACGGATTTGGGAATCGGTATATCAATTACCGGGTAGGTGGGGATATGATATGGGGTGAACCAGACATCTCAACTCTAGGTGTTTCCGCCCAAATCTATCGTGCGGCAAACGTCACCGCCCCGAATCTCTTACCACACTATAACAATTTGTCGACTGCTTGGGCTAACCTTTGGGGCGCACCTCAGGTACATAACTACTATTTGAGAGAAGGTATTGAGATGTCGTTGCAATGGAAGCCGGTGGGGCCAACGCATTCTCTCAAATTGATGATGTGCGCCGAGTCACATGAGAGTCTGCACAAGACTACAGATTGGTACATCGGGAATTGGTCTTCAGAATTGAAGGCGCGAGAAAATCCACCGATAACCCCCGGCGGATTGCGAAGTGTTACGTTACGATACGATTTAAGTACGCACAGAAACCGTAACATCGGTTGGCGCAATACCCTGCTTGTCGAACACAGCAGCCCTGGTGTCGGTTCCGATTTTGATTTTACACGATTTCAGCTACAGCTGCGATATGCGGTGCCGAGAGGTAACAATCTCATCCGCACCCGGTTGGTGTTGGGGGCTGCCACGGGAACGCTGCCGATTCAACGCCAATTTATGCTTGGAGGGGCGGGAACGCTTAACGGGTATCCACCCTATACGTTCACAGGGGCCCACGGTGCGCTGCTCAATATACAATATTTATACCGACTCTCGAATCTATATCATTGGGGGTTTCTGAAAGAAACGTTTGTTGTGTTGTTCCTGGATCAAGGACAAATCTGGAATCCGTCTGACAAACCGCACCGCTTTGACCCAAAGACGAGTGTTGGCATCGGTTGGCAATCTGGGGAGGATTATCCTTTCAGATTTTATGTTTCTAAATCCTTGGAGTCAGGGCGGAAGGCTGAAGTCATTTCAACATGGTATTATAGTTTCTAA